One part of the Populus alba chromosome 18, ASM523922v2, whole genome shotgun sequence genome encodes these proteins:
- the LOC118042637 gene encoding cytochrome P450 CYP73A100: MASFVTKSMGFTLLAVASVSCIKFACPNLSTYFSPLPLSVILPLLPLIVYLFSSVFTKSSTSDLPPGPVSYPMFGNWLQVGNDLNHRLLASMSQTYGPVFLLKLGSKNLAVVSDPELANQVLHTQGVEFGSRPRNVVFDIFTGNGQDMVFTIYGEHWRKMRRIMTLPFFTNKVVNQYSTSWEQEMDLVVDDLRDNEKVRTEGIVIRKRLQLMLYNIMYRMMFDAKFQSQEDPLFVQATRFNSERSRLAQSFEYNYGDFIPWLRPFLRGYLNKCRDLQQRRLAFFNNNYIEKRRKIMAANGEKHKVSCAMDHIIQAQMKGEISEENVLYIVENINVAAIETTLWSMEWAIAELVNHPTVQRKIRDEIRAVLKGSPVTESNLHELPYLQATIKETLRLHTPIPLLVPHMNLEEAKLGGFTIPKESKVVVNAWWLANSPEWWEKPSEFRPERFLEEERDTEAIVGGKVDFRFLPFGVGRRSCPGIILAMPILGLIVARLVSNFEMIPPPGMEKIDVSEKGGQFSLHIASHSTVVFKPIKA, encoded by the exons ATGGCTTCTTTTGTTACAAAATCAATGGGTTTCACTCTTTTAGCAGTAGCATCTGTTTCATGCATAAAGTTTGCATGCCCTAACCTGTCTACATATTTCTCACCGCTACCCCTCTCTGTCATCCTCCCTCTACTTCCACTAATCGTTTACTTGTTTAGCTCCGTTTTTACCAAGTCTTCAACTAGCGACCTACCTCCTGGCCCCGTCTCGTACCCAATGTTTGGCAATTGGCTCCAAGTTGGCAATGACCTGAACCACCGTCTTCTAGCTTCTATGTCACAAACATATGGTCCTGTGTTCCTACTTAAACTTGGTTCAAAGAACCTAGCAGTTGTATCCGACCCTGAACTAGCCAACCAGGTCCTGCACACACAGGGTGTTGAATTCGGGTCTCGCCCACGTAACGTTGTCTTCGATATCTTCACCGGCAATGGACAAGACATGGTGTTCACGATCTATGGTGAGCATTGGAGAAAAATGCGTAGAATCATGACACTACCGTTTTTCACCAACAAAGTTGTGAACCAATACAGTACTTCATGGGAGCAGGAAATGGACCTTGTGGTCGATGACCTTCGAGACAATGAGAAAGTTAGGACCGAAGGGATTGTCATCAGAAAACGTCTGCAGCTGATGTTGTACAACATTATGTACAGGATGATGTTTGATGCAAAATTTCAGTCACAGGAGGACCCTTTGTTTGTTCAAGCAACTAGGTTTAATTCCGAGAGAAGTCGGCTGGCACAAAGTTTTGAGTATAATTATGGAGATTTTATCCCTTGGCTTAGACCATTTTTAAGGGGGTACTTGAACAAGTGCAGGGATTTGCAGCAGAGAAGGCTAGCTTTCTTCAACAACAATTATATTGAGAAAAGAAG GAAAATAATGGCTGCCAATGGAGAGAAGCACAAGGTAAGCTGTGCCATGGATCACATAATACAGGCTCAAATGAAGGGAGAAATCAGTGAAGAAAATGTACTTTACATTGTGGAGAACATTAATGTTGCTGCTATAGAGACAACATTGTGGTCTATGGAATGGGCCATAGCTGAACTGGTCAATCATCCGACTGTTCAGAGGAAGATCAGAGATGAAATCAGAGCCGTCCTAAAGGGAAGTCCAGTTACAGAATCTAACCTGCATGAGCTACCATACTTGCAAGCCACAATAAAAGAGACATTAAGGCTACACACCCCAATTCCCTTGTTGGTGCCACATATGAACCTTGAAGAAGCAAAGCTGGGAGGGTTTACCATTCCTAAAGAGTCAAAGGTGGTCGTCAATGCATGGTGGCTAGCTAACAGCCCTGAATGGTGGGAGAAACCATCAGAATTCCGGCCAGAGCGATTCTTAGAAGAAGAACGTGACACAGAGGCCATCGTTGGTGGAAAGGTTGATTTTCGGTTCCTACCATTTGGCGTGGGTAGACGTTCCTGCCCAGGGATCATACTTGCAATGCCAATAC